The following proteins are co-located in the Myxocyprinus asiaticus isolate MX2 ecotype Aquarium Trade chromosome 18, UBuf_Myxa_2, whole genome shotgun sequence genome:
- the LOC127455833 gene encoding dynein axonemal assembly factor 4-like, translated as MLGSHDPVGLHKLCVRSHVSFPPFLFEAFLFQPIDKVKSEAKTGNCVTVFTLLKKRDELWEQLNTNIDKDQQRQIREQVILKVQVKAAETSKTKTSRIQQERKYALETMMKLEKEEQDMIQKMKDEECARATAELEVWRETQRKPAEEKEIQLKQKESGKHDNKPIYLNTKRASATPAWLRKQAEARRAVKADLTELKDLSKEERGFSKRRDSEFYWKRYEAAVNAYNLAIKLNRKIPAVFSSRAACHLKLRNLHKAIEDSSHALELLKPAVTADATAHLKAHVRCGTAFCELELYVEGLQDFQFALEIDPHNAAYELIQTEFERLYRAPNHVYKHMRYMKMVSLLALTFK; from the exons atgttaggatcacatgacccgGTAGGGTTGCAcaagctgtgcgtaaggtctcac GTTAGTTTCCCTCCATTTTTATTCGAAGCCTTCTTATTTCAACCAATAGATAAGGTGAAAAGTGAAGCCAAAACTGGAAATTGTGTTACAGTATTCACATTGCTGAAAAAAAGAGATGAATTGTGGGAGCAGCTCAACACAAATATTG ATAAAGACCAACAGAGGCAGATTCGAGAACAAGTGATTCTCAAGGTTCAAGTGAAAGCAGCAGAAACCTCTAAAACCAAAACCAGCAGGATTCAGCAGGAGAGGAAATATGCGCTGGAAACCATGATGAAG CTTGAGAAAGAGGAGCAAGACATGATTCAGAAAATGAAGGATGAAGAATGTGCGAGAGCCACAGCAGAGCTGGAGGTTTGGAGAGAAACACAAAGAAAACCAGCAGAAGAAAAGGAGATCCAGCTGAAGCAGAAGGAATCTGGCAAACACGACAACAAACCCATTTATCTGAACACGAAGCGTGCAAGCGCAACACCTGCA TGGTTGAGGAAACAGGCAGAGGCCAGGAGAGCAGTGAAAGCTGATCTGACCGAACTGAAGGATCTGAGCAAGGAAGAGAGGGGATTCTCAAAGAGAAGGGATAGTGAGTTTTACTG GAAACGATATGAGGCTGCTGTCAATGCGTATAATCTCGCCATCAAACTCAACAGGAAGATCCCAGCTGTATTCTCCAGTCGAGCAGCCTGTCATCTCAAACTGAGAAATCTTCACAAAGCCATTGAGGACAGCTCTCAT GCACTGGAGTTGCTGAAGCCTGCGGTCACTGCAGATGCCACAGCCCATCTAAAGGCTCACGTGAGATGTGGAACAGCATTCTGTGAGCTTGAGCTCTATGTGGA AGGTCTTCAGGATTTTCAGTTTGCTCTAGAGATCGACCCACACAATGCTGCTTATGAGCTGATACAGACAGAATTTGAAAGATTATACAGGGCACCAAACCATGTATATAAGCACATGCGCTACATGAAAATGGTATCTTTATTAGCGCTGACTTTCAAATGA
- the pygo1 gene encoding pygopus homolog 1 isoform X2 codes for MFGFGALDILGGPDLPLGSPDKKRRKSSTQVPPFSPLSEYAPPPNPSSDHLIAANPFDDNYNSPSLKPLPTANPYFGHSHYPGFSGYGPSRMAPQLPNRMPSPYGAPFQVPNQPHPFSQNPMGMGFNRLLGFNYGHPENRNYGHQFGSSIKNMPLPPGQHFRPGPGENANQMPLQNLSQNSPDGGPAFGQEGNGRGNPVSAKTALNMNPNISQQQNNFAQSNTTTPKLDVSEIVNKNVTQNPSPRKQNQNCEENASQDNTSELKAKGRGNTPAAVDGGIEKLNGVLHPKNEAMKKSPRPFVDTQADRVRRGSSSNNKVLTHLKRRSTSSSSEPVYLCGTCLSEVNDDQEAILCEASCQKWFHRVCTGMTETAYNLLTAEMSAVWGCDACMEDKGAQLLRTREVLGTPSVTSECGSLIVG; via the exons atgtttggatttg GAGCATTGGATATTTTAGGGGGTCCTGACCTGCCACTGGGAAGCCCTGATAAAAAGAGACGCAAGTCAAGCACACAG gTGCCCCCATTCTCCCCTCTCTCTGAATATGCCCCTCCGCCAAACCCCAGCTCAGATCACTTGATAGCTGCCAACCCTTTCGATGACAACTACAACTCACCATCTCTGAAGCCACTCCCCACTGCTAACCCTTATTTTGGCCACTCCCATTACCCAGGGTTCAGTGGCTATGGGCCATCCAGGATGGCCCCCCAGTTGCCCAACAGAATGCCTTCTCCATATGGGGCTCCTTTCCAGGTGCCAAACCAGCCCCATCCTTTCTCCCAGAATCCCATGGGCATGGGTTTCAATCGGCTACTGGGATTTAACTATGGACATCCAGAGAACAGAAATTATGGGCACCAGTTTGGCAGTAGCATCAAAAACATGCCACTTCCTCCAGGGCAGCACTTTAGACCAGGTCCAGGAGAGAATGCCAATCAAATGCCACTTCAAAACCTGAGCCAAAACAGTCCTGATGGTGGACCAGCTTTCGGTCAAGAGGGCAACGGTAGAGGAAATCCAGTGTCCGCTAAAACTGCCCTAAATATGAATCCTAACATCTCTCAGCAACAAAATAACTTTGCTCAGTCCAACACGACAACACCCAAACTGGATGTGAGTGAAATCGTGAACAAAAATGTCACGCAGAACCCATCTCCAAGGAAACAAAATCAGAACTGTGAAGAGAACGCATCTCAGGATAACACCTCCGAGCTGAAGGCAAAGGGCCGAGGGAACACGCCTGCTGCTGTGGATGGAGGTATCGAAAAACTCAATGGTGTTCTTCACCCCAAGAACGAAGCCATGAAGAAGTCGCCACGACCTTTTGTTGACACCCAAGCGGATAGAGTTCGTAGGGGCAGCAGTTCTAATAATAAAGTCCTGACCCATCTTAAGAGACGGAGCACATCGTCTTCTTCCGAACCTGTGTACCTGTGTGGCACCTGCCTGAGCGAAGTAAATGACGATCAAGAAGCAATTTTGTGTGAGGCATCATGTCAGAAATGGTTCCACAGAGTTTGCACGGGGATGACAGAGACGGCGTACAATCTACTAACAGCAGAGATGTCTGCAGTTTGGGGTTGCGATGCTTGCATGGAGGACAAGGGAGCACAACTGCTCAGAACCCGAGAGGTGCTCGGGACGCCGTCTGTTACCAGCGAG tGTGGATCCTTGATTGTTGGATGA
- the pygo1 gene encoding pygopus homolog 1 isoform X1 produces MSTEQDKDSFSLKRNRGALDILGGPDLPLGSPDKKRRKSSTQVPPFSPLSEYAPPPNPSSDHLIAANPFDDNYNSPSLKPLPTANPYFGHSHYPGFSGYGPSRMAPQLPNRMPSPYGAPFQVPNQPHPFSQNPMGMGFNRLLGFNYGHPENRNYGHQFGSSIKNMPLPPGQHFRPGPGENANQMPLQNLSQNSPDGGPAFGQEGNGRGNPVSAKTALNMNPNISQQQNNFAQSNTTTPKLDVSEIVNKNVTQNPSPRKQNQNCEENASQDNTSELKAKGRGNTPAAVDGGIEKLNGVLHPKNEAMKKSPRPFVDTQADRVRRGSSSNNKVLTHLKRRSTSSSSEPVYLCGTCLSEVNDDQEAILCEASCQKWFHRVCTGMTETAYNLLTAEMSAVWGCDACMEDKGAQLLRTREVLGTPSVTSECGSLIVG; encoded by the exons ATGTCAACAGAGCAGGATAAAGATTCATTCTCTCTAAAGCGAAACCGAG GAGCATTGGATATTTTAGGGGGTCCTGACCTGCCACTGGGAAGCCCTGATAAAAAGAGACGCAAGTCAAGCACACAG gTGCCCCCATTCTCCCCTCTCTCTGAATATGCCCCTCCGCCAAACCCCAGCTCAGATCACTTGATAGCTGCCAACCCTTTCGATGACAACTACAACTCACCATCTCTGAAGCCACTCCCCACTGCTAACCCTTATTTTGGCCACTCCCATTACCCAGGGTTCAGTGGCTATGGGCCATCCAGGATGGCCCCCCAGTTGCCCAACAGAATGCCTTCTCCATATGGGGCTCCTTTCCAGGTGCCAAACCAGCCCCATCCTTTCTCCCAGAATCCCATGGGCATGGGTTTCAATCGGCTACTGGGATTTAACTATGGACATCCAGAGAACAGAAATTATGGGCACCAGTTTGGCAGTAGCATCAAAAACATGCCACTTCCTCCAGGGCAGCACTTTAGACCAGGTCCAGGAGAGAATGCCAATCAAATGCCACTTCAAAACCTGAGCCAAAACAGTCCTGATGGTGGACCAGCTTTCGGTCAAGAGGGCAACGGTAGAGGAAATCCAGTGTCCGCTAAAACTGCCCTAAATATGAATCCTAACATCTCTCAGCAACAAAATAACTTTGCTCAGTCCAACACGACAACACCCAAACTGGATGTGAGTGAAATCGTGAACAAAAATGTCACGCAGAACCCATCTCCAAGGAAACAAAATCAGAACTGTGAAGAGAACGCATCTCAGGATAACACCTCCGAGCTGAAGGCAAAGGGCCGAGGGAACACGCCTGCTGCTGTGGATGGAGGTATCGAAAAACTCAATGGTGTTCTTCACCCCAAGAACGAAGCCATGAAGAAGTCGCCACGACCTTTTGTTGACACCCAAGCGGATAGAGTTCGTAGGGGCAGCAGTTCTAATAATAAAGTCCTGACCCATCTTAAGAGACGGAGCACATCGTCTTCTTCCGAACCTGTGTACCTGTGTGGCACCTGCCTGAGCGAAGTAAATGACGATCAAGAAGCAATTTTGTGTGAGGCATCATGTCAGAAATGGTTCCACAGAGTTTGCACGGGGATGACAGAGACGGCGTACAATCTACTAACAGCAGAGATGTCTGCAGTTTGGGGTTGCGATGCTTGCATGGAGGACAAGGGAGCACAACTGCTCAGAACCCGAGAGGTGCTCGGGACGCCGTCTGTTACCAGCGAG tGTGGATCCTTGATTGTTGGATGA